The genomic stretch GTTCGGCAGCGGTGAAGAGCGGAGCGGCGCAATAGACACGGTGCCTCGCAAACTCATAGACATCCACCGCCTCGATCTCCGGGAACCGGGCCAGGAAGGCACCCCGACCCGGCACCCGGTCATCTCGCCAGGTCCGGTTCACCCCGCAGGTCGGCGAGGAGTCGACGCCCACGATACAGAGCGGCGGGCCGCGTTCTGCGATCAGGGAGCGCACCTCCGCCTCCATCCGGTCGAGCAGGACGGAGAACGCCGGGGTGTCCAGGCGCTCCGCAAAGGTCGCCGGCGGACGGGGGCGCCCCAGGTAGGCGGTCTCCGGGCAGGGCAGGGGCACCACCTCGATCGAAAAGCGCCGGCAGCGCTCCAGGGCACCCTCGAAGGCCGTCAGATCGGCCGGACGGGTGATCCCCTCGGCCCGCAGCGAGGGATCACAGATGCAGGGTGAGCAGAGGATATACATTCAATAGGGGTCTGCGCCAAACCGGCATAGATGATACGCCTCTATGCCTTCAGGGACAACTCCTGCGATCCCCGGAAGTGCACGGTCAAGCGGATGGAGCGCTTCGGGCAGGTGACAGTCACCGACTCCCTGACCCGCATCCCCCGCTCCTCCCTCATCCTCGACCCGACGGCAGAGCGCGCCCTCTCCAGGACCGACCGCGACACCCCCTCGATCACCGCCCTGGACTGCTCCTGGGAGGTGCTCGAATCCGTCGAGGTCCGGCGCTGGCCCCGCCGCCGCGCCCTCCCCTACCTGGTCGCCGCCAATCCGGTGAACTTCGGCCGCCCCCTTCGCCTCACCTCGGTAGAGGCGTTCGCCGCCGCCCTCTGGATTCTCGGGGAGGAGGATCAGGCGCGGTCTATCCTCTCGAAGTTCAACTGGGGCATCCGCTTCCTGGAACTGAACGCCGACCCCCTCGCTGAGTATGCCGCCGCCGAGGATTCGGCTGCCGTGGTGGCAATCCAGGCGCTCTACATGGGTGACTGAAAATCTGAACCCTTATCGCCCCCATCATCGTTCCGCACCCGGTAACGGCGCACCCGCACACGAGACCAGCCGCGGATAATAGCGGTGGACATACTCCTTGAGCATCCGCCGAGAACAGAAGCGGGGTGCATTGCTCTTGATCGACTCCTTCATCGTCCGCACCCATCCATGCGGGACGCCATCCATATCGGTCTGGTAGTAGAGGGGGACGATCTCCTGTTCGAGAAGATCGTAGATCGCCCCGGCGTCGGTATCCGTGCGGTCCTTGCAGACACACTCGCCGCCGAACGCCCATCCGTTCCGGCCGTTATACCCCTCCAC from Methanofollis fontis encodes the following:
- a CDS encoding DUF367 family protein — encoded protein: MIRLYAFRDNSCDPRKCTVKRMERFGQVTVTDSLTRIPRSSLILDPTAERALSRTDRDTPSITALDCSWEVLESVEVRRWPRRRALPYLVAANPVNFGRPLRLTSVEAFAAALWILGEEDQARSILSKFNWGIRFLELNADPLAEYAAAEDSAAVVAIQALYMGD
- a CDS encoding nucleoside 2-deoxyribosyltransferase; protein product: MYILCSPCICDPSLRAEGITRPADLTAFEGALERCRRFSIEVVPLPCPETAYLGRPRPPATFAERLDTPAFSVLLDRMEAEVRSLIAERGPPLCIVGVDSSPTCGVNRTWRDDRVPGRGAFLARFPEIEAVDVYEFARHRVYCAAPLFTAAEQGFNREVRDLLEASYYDVYLPQEAGEDGAVRDPAWGRALFDRHTAALRRADVVVGVIDGADADSGTAWEMGYAYALGKPVVALRTDFRRVGSHELVNLMLEHSASVVTAVGDLPDAVGRACMPVYVRENSS